From the genome of Miscanthus floridulus cultivar M001 chromosome 10, ASM1932011v1, whole genome shotgun sequence, one region includes:
- the LOC136488987 gene encoding uncharacterized protein: MAEMLVARRESARALEMLAQVIGGFAHGGHGGNGGNKGGARGPEGLCSYQDFLKTHPPTFTLSVEPLDAEHWLHILEQKFLLPTITEEQKVRFVAQPLLGSASAWWDMFNAMQPVNHHVTWQEFTAAFREYYIPSGVLNRKFMEFIDLKQESMSVMDYVNKFNHLA; this comes from the coding sequence atggcggagatgctGGTTGCTCGgcgtgagtcagcccgtgccttaGAGATGCTAGCCCAGGTGATTGGTGGCTTCGCGCATGGGGGCCATGGAGGTAATGGTGGGAACAAgggtggtgcccgtggtcctGAGGGGCTCTGTTCTTACCAAGATTTCTTGAAgacacacccacccacgttcacactGTCTGTtgagcctctagatgcggagcattggcttcatattctagagcagaagtttctgctaCCCACTATAACtgaggagcagaaggtgcgctttgtagcACAGCCGCTGTTGGGTTCTGCTAGCGCATGGTGGGACatgttcaatgccatgcagccggtgaatcaccatgtgacttggcaggagtttaccgcTGCTTTCAGAGAGTATTACATTCCTAGTGGTGTACTAAACAGGAAGTTCATGGAGTTTATAGACCTGAAGCAAGAGAGCATGTCTGTGATGGATtacgtgaacaagttcaaccatctggcaTAG
- the LOC136485010 gene encoding probable LRR receptor-like serine/threonine-protein kinase At3g47570: protein MFPILLLLLFAYELRMVPSASAIAVNKNPDEGILLEIKASLNQQHGVLAAWNTTTKFCHWPGVSCSLKHKDRVTVLNLTSQGFSGTITSSIGNLTFLRILDLSSNKLQGEIPVSVGQLPRLQHLNLSNNMLQGEITTQLKNCTSLERIELDSNFFTGEIPAWLGGLPLKVINLRKNNFTGVIPESLGNLSSLQEIYLTRNELEGTIPEGLGGLNNSLMFLDLGENHFSGSLPKTFFNISSLILFRVTKNELHGMLPSDLGVHLPNLKYLRLGMNHFTGSLPASLANATEIYSLDISFNNFTGSVPPEIGKLCPDYISFDTNQLTATSAQDWKFVTFLTNCTRLRIFDVQDNMLGAMLPSSVSNLSAQLQVLFVGYNEISGKIPFGIRNLVGLTQLELSNNRFTGVLPESIGMLNSLQALGFNGNQLTGFLPSSLGNLTQLLHLYTSHNMFEGALPTSLGRLQDLTVATFNNNKFTGLFPTVTLNISSLSFALDLSYNNFIGPLPPEVGSLTKLAYLYIAGNNLSGSIPDAISNCQSLIDLRLDTNSFNGTIPASISKMKGLIILTLDNNALSGPIPQELGLMDGLKGLYLSRNNLSGSIPETFENMTSLDKLDLSFNHLDGKVPLHGVFSNVTGFLFDGNLGLCGGIPELHLPPCLQNSVDDRKRKVAPIFKVILPIAGILFCFGLVLISISLKKKQKSQSTSLTELHLMDDKYPRVSYAELLQGTNGFDTNNLIGKGRYGSVYKCSLLLKNMMTTVAVKVFDLQQPGSSKSFISECEALTKIRHRNLISIITCCSSSDSTQNDFKALVFEFMPNGSLHRWLHLDEHRSQQWHGLTLTQRLNIAVDVADALEYLHNSCEPPIVHCDLKPSNILLDQELVGHVGDFGLAKVLPNPASEQQVDSNSTMGIRGTIGYVAPEYGGGGQVSPCGDVYSFGIVILELFTGLTPTEDMFRDGLTLRKHAENAFPGMLMNIVDPILVSDEEAHASTSQGARNAMEDINKVMLSITKLALSCSKHAPTERISMRDAAAEMRRLRDTIL from the exons ATGTTTCCTATTCTTCTGTTACTTCTCTTCGCGTATGAGCTCCGAATGGTACCCAGTGCATCAGCAATAGCAGTTAACAAAAACCCTGATGAGGGTATCCTACTGGAAATCAAGGCGAGCCTAAACCAGCAGCATGGAGTCCTGGCTGCATGGAACACGACTACTAAGTTCTGCCACTGGCCAGGTGTCAGTTGCAGCCTTAAGCACAAGGACAGGGTGACAGTTCTAAACCTCACCTCTCAGGGCTTTTCTGGCACAATCACCTCTTCCATTGGCAACCTCACATTCTTAAGAATTCTGGATCTCAGCTCCAACAAATTGCAGGGCGAAATTCCAGTATCAGTTGGCCAGCTGCCTCGGTTGCAGCATCTCAATTTGTCTAACAACATGCTGCAAGGTGAGATAACCACCCAGTTAAAGAATTGCACCAGTCTTGAAAGGATCGAACTTGACTCGAACTTTTTCACGGGAGAAATCCCTGCCTGGCTTGGAGGCTTACCACTCAAGGTCATAAACCTGAGAAAAAACAACTTCACTGGAGTAATTCCAGAATCCCTTGGCAACCTCTCGTCCCTGCAAGAAATATATTTGACCAGGAACGAGCTTGAGGGTACAATACCTGAGGGCTTGGGTGGGCTGAATAATAGTCTCATGTTTTTGGATCTGGGCGAAAACCATTTCTCAGGAAGTCTTCCTAAAACATTCTTTAATATTTCCTCACTTATACTCTTCAGAGTGACCAAGAATGAGTTGCATGGCATGCTTCCCTCAGACTTGGGAGTTCACCTACCGAATCTCAAGTACCTGCGCCTTGGTATGAACCATTTTACAGGAAGCCTTCCAGCCTCTCTTGCCAATGCAACGGAGATATATTCTCTAGACATCTCCTTTAACAATTTCACCGGAAGTGTGCCTCCTGAGATTGGAAAACTTTGCCCAGACTACATCTCTTTCGACACAAATCAGCTCACTGCGACATCTGCACAAGACTGGAAATTTGTTACATTCCTGACAAACTGCACAAGGCTTCGTATATTTGACGTCCAAGACAACATGCTAGGTGCCATGCTACCAAGCTCTGTTTCAAACCTATCAGCACAactccaggttctttttgttGGATACAATGAGATTTCTGGAAAGATACCATTTGGCATCAGAAACCTTGTTGGGTTAACTCAGCTGGAGTTATCCAATAACCGATTTACTGGTGTCTTGCCTGAGAGCATTGGAATGCTAAATTCACTGCAAGCTTTGGGATTCAATGGTAACCAGTTGACAGGGTTCTTACCATCCTCGCTCGGAAACTTAACACAGCTACTACATCTTTACACAAGCCACAACATGTTtgagggggctcttcctacaagcCTAGGAAGACTCCAGGACTTAACTGTGGCAACATTCAATAACAATAAGTTCACAGGTCTGTTTCCAACAGTGACCTTAAACATATCATCCCTGTCATTTGCTCTGGATTTGTCGTACAATAATTTCATTGGTCCTCTTCCACCAGAAGTCGGCAGCCTAACAAAACTTGCATACTTGTATATCGCCGGGAACAATTTATCAGGATCAATACCAGATGCTATCAGCAATTGCCAGAGCCTGATAGACCTTCGGTTGGACACTAACTCCTTCAATGGTACCATCCCTGCCTCTATCAGCAAAATGAAAGGTTTGATAATCTTAACTCTGGACAATAATGCACTCTCAGGTCCAATTCCGCAAGAATTGGGTCTCATGGATGGGTTGAAAGGATTGTATCTTTCACGCAACAATTTGTCTGGGAGTATACCAGAAACCTTTGAAAACATGACATCGTTGGATAAACTAGACCTGTCCTTCAACCATCTGGATGGTAAAGTTCCATTGCATGGGGTGTTCAGTAATGTGACTGGGTTTCTATTTGATGGCAATCTTGGGCTCTGTGGTGGTATCCCAGAACTACATTTGCCTCCATGCCTGCAAAATTCCGTGGACGACAGAAAAAGGAAAGTTGCTCCCATTTTCAAAGTAATATTACCAATTGCTGGCATCCTTTTTTGTTTCGGTTTGGTACTTATTTCCATTTCATTAAAGAAGAAACAAAAATCTCAGTCTACATCACTGACAGAGTTACATCTGATGGATGACAAATATCCTAGAGTTTCATATGCTGAATTGCTCCAAGGAACAAATGGATTCGATACTAACAATCTGATTGGCAAAGGAAGGTATGGATCAGTGTATAAGTGCAGCTTGCTACTCAAAAATATGATGACTACAGTTGCTGTGAAGGTTTTTGATCTTCAACAACCTGGCTCTTCCAAAAGCTTCATATCTGAGTGTGAGGCACTTACGAAGATCCGTCATCGTAACTTGATCAGCATCATAACTTGCTGCTCCAGTTCTGACTCGACCCAGAATGACTTCAAAGCACTTGTGTTTGAGTTTATGCCAAATGGAAGTTTACATAGGTGGTTACAtctagatgagcatagatcacaGCAATGGCATGGTCTGACATTGACACAAAGATTGAATATTGCTGTTGATGTTGCTGATGCCCTAGAGTATTTGCACAACAGCTGTGAACCACCAATAGTTCACTGTGACTTGAAGCCAAGCAATATTCTTCTTGATCAGGAATTGGTTGGTCATGTTGGGGATTTCGGCCTTGCAAAAGTTCTTCCTAATCCAGCAAGTGAGCAACAGGTCGACTCAAATAGCACTATGGGTATAAGAGGAACAATTGGATATGTGGCTCCAG AATATGGAGGTGGTGGTCAAGTTTCTCCATGTGGTGATGTATACAGCTTTGGAATTGTCATCCTCGAGTTGTTTACAGGCCTGACACCTACTGAGGACATGTTCAGAGATGGGTTAACCTTGCGAAAGCATGCTGAGAATGCGTTTCCAGGGATGCTGATGAATATTGTTGATCCCATCCTAGTCTCTGATGAAGAAGCTCATGCATCTACTTCACAGGGTGCAAGAAATGCAATGGAAGATATCAACAAGGTTATGTTATCTATCACAAAACTTGCGCTATCATGTAGCAAACATGCACCAACAGAAAGAATCAGCATGAGGGATGCAGCAGCTGAGATGCGCAGGTTAAGGGACACCATCCTATAA